The Rahnella aquatilis CIP 78.65 = ATCC 33071 genomic sequence GACGGGCGTTTTATCGCGCTGATGGGGGCGCAGGTGGTGGAACTGGGGCCGGTCAACGCGACTATCCACAAAATCAATGAATGCGTCCATGCCGCCGATCTGCAGGTGCTCAGCCGCATGTATCAGCGCATTATGGAACAGTTAATCGCATGATCACTCATGAGATGCTGACCGGGTGCTCCGATGCACATCTGGTGACTCTCGGCGACGGGCCGCATCGTTTGCAGAAAGAAGCGGCGCAGGCATTCGAAAAAATGCGTCTGGCAGCCCGTGACGCCGGTTTTGACCTGCAACCAGCCAGCACCTTTCGTGATTTCGATCGGCAACGGGCTATCTGGAATGGCAAATTTCGCGGCGAGCGACCAGTATTAGATAAGAACAGCCAGCCGGTGGATATCAGCGCGCTGACGGCGGCAGAACGTTGTGAGCTGATTTTGCGCTGGTCGGCGCTGCCGGGCGCAAGCCGTCACCACTGGGGCAGTGATCTGGATGTGTACGATCCGTCATTGTTACCGGCAGGTAAGACACTGCAACTGGAGCCGTGGGAATATGAAGAAGGCGGGTATTTTTATCCGCTGAATCAATGGATGTCAGCGCATATGGCAGAATTTGGTTTTTACCGCCCGTATGCAGAAGATCGCGGCGGTGTGGCTGTCGAACCCTGGCATCTGAGTTACCGGCCACTGGCGGCAGAATGTGAAAAACAGCTCACGCCGCAGGTGTTACTCAGCGCCTGGACCGGAAAAGACGTCGCTGCCGCAGACTGGTTAGCCGGGCAACTAGACATCCTTTTCCCGCGATTTATCGCCCCCTCACCCCTTTAAGGAGTACACCATGGAGTGGATTAAAGATTACTGGTGGATCGTTCTGATCATTCTGGTCGGCATGTTCATCAGCGGCATCAAAGAGCTGAACCGCGTTGATGTGAAAAAGTTCCTGAAAGACAAACCTGAGATCCCGCCGCATCGCGACAACAATGCTGAGTGGGATAAAGATGACGACTGGCCAAAGAAAAAGTAATCCCACCTCGCCAGCCCCTCACCTTTAATCAATATTAGTCGGCGGATAATCTAGCGATTCTCCGCCGATTGACTTTCTCTCCTGCCACTATCATGCAACGTGAAACTGATGCACGGAGAGAACACGTCCTTTGCAAACATTAACGATTAACCGGGCAGATCAGGCAGTGCCTGAGCCCGTCGACGCGTCACAATTTCTGGGTCTGGCTCCGTTTTTGCGCATGAGCATTGCGGGCGAGGAATGGTCTGACATCGCACAGACACTGATTACCCGTGCGCAGCAAACCCCTGATGACGCCGTATTATGGATGAACCTTTCCACTGTCATGCTGTGCCTGCAACGCACTGAACTGGGTCTGAGCATTCAGAATCAGGCACTGGCGATGCAACAGGTTTATACCCTTCGTGCCGCGCAACAACCGGCAAAATTACGTTTACTGATACTGATGGTACCCGGCACGCTTTCCGCGAATGTGCCGCTGGATTGCCTGCTGGAAAACAGCGACATTGAGCTGATTTATTACTACATCACGCCCGAAGCCCCTTTTGAAGCACCGATCCCTGAACACGATTTACTGATGGTCGGCATCAGTGCTACCACGGAAAATCTGTTTCTGTTGCAGCAACTGGAAAATGTCACGGAACATTGGCCGGTGCCGGTCATCAATGCGCCACAGCATATCCCGAACTCCGAGCGCCATACCGCCAGCGGCCTGTTGCAGAACAAGCCGGGTCTGGTGATTGCACAGGCGCATCCGGTGACGTTTGCAGCGCTTACGGCGGTTGCGGCAGACGAAACCACGCTGCGCGATACGCTGCCTGACAGCGATTATCCGGTGATCCTGCGCCCTGCGGGTTCGCACGGCGGTCACGGCCTGGAAAAAATTACCTGTCAGGAAGAACTGGCTGACTACCTGACCCGCGTGCAGGTTGAAGATTATTTCCTGTCGCAGTTTATTGATTACAGCAATAAAGACGGTCAGTTCCGTAAGTACCGCATTTCGTTGATCGACGGCGTGCCATATGCCTGTCATATGGCAATTTCATCCCACTGGATGGTGCATTACGTGAATGCCTTCATGTATGAAGATATCCAAAAGCGTGAAGAAGAAGCCGCATTCCTCAACAACTTCCAGGTATTCGCGCGCCGCCACCAGCAGGCGCTGAAAGCGATTTATGACACGACGCAACTCGACTATCTCGGCATCGATTGCAGCGAAACGCCGGACGGCGAGTTACTGGTGTTTGAAATTGATCCGGCCATGGTGGTGCACGCGATGGATCTGGAAGTGATGTTCCCGCACAAACAAATCCACATGAATAACGTTAAAACAGCATGCCGCGAGTTGCTGTTATCCCGTGCCTTTGCGCACACCAACACCTCTGCTGATGCGTTTAAAGGACAAGAATAACTATGATTTCACGTAACGCCCTGAACTTCTCCGGTGGTCCTGGCGCATTGCCAGAAACCGTTCTCGCTCAGGTTGAAGCCGCGATAAAAGAAGTGCCGGAAGTGGGCCTGTCGATCCTCGGTATCAGCCACCGCTCAGACTGGTTTGCCGCCATTGTGCAGGAAACCGAAAACAACATCCGCACCCTGCTCGGCTTGTCGAAAGATTTCCATATCCTGTTCCTGCAGGGCGGCGCAACGCAGCAGTTTTCCATGGTGCCGATGACGCTGTTGCGCGGCCAGAAGCATGCGGCAGAATATCTTGATACCGGTTACTG encodes the following:
- a CDS encoding M15 family metallopeptidase, with the translated sequence MITHEMLTGCSDAHLVTLGDGPHRLQKEAAQAFEKMRLAARDAGFDLQPASTFRDFDRQRAIWNGKFRGERPVLDKNSQPVDISALTAAERCELILRWSALPGASRHHWGSDLDVYDPSLLPAGKTLQLEPWEYEEGGYFYPLNQWMSAHMAEFGFYRPYAEDRGGVAVEPWHLSYRPLAAECEKQLTPQVLLSAWTGKDVAAADWLAGQLDILFPRFIAPSPL
- a CDS encoding YpfN family protein; the encoded protein is MEWIKDYWWIVLIILVGMFISGIKELNRVDVKKFLKDKPEIPPHRDNNAEWDKDDDWPKKK
- a CDS encoding ATP-grasp domain-containing protein, producing the protein MQTLTINRADQAVPEPVDASQFLGLAPFLRMSIAGEEWSDIAQTLITRAQQTPDDAVLWMNLSTVMLCLQRTELGLSIQNQALAMQQVYTLRAAQQPAKLRLLILMVPGTLSANVPLDCLLENSDIELIYYYITPEAPFEAPIPEHDLLMVGISATTENLFLLQQLENVTEHWPVPVINAPQHIPNSERHTASGLLQNKPGLVIAQAHPVTFAALTAVAADETTLRDTLPDSDYPVILRPAGSHGGHGLEKITCQEELADYLTRVQVEDYFLSQFIDYSNKDGQFRKYRISLIDGVPYACHMAISSHWMVHYVNAFMYEDIQKREEEAAFLNNFQVFARRHQQALKAIYDTTQLDYLGIDCSETPDGELLVFEIDPAMVVHAMDLEVMFPHKQIHMNNVKTACRELLLSRAFAHTNTSADAFKGQE